The genomic region ccttcgaactttatttgcAAAATAACGTTAAGGAtttatttgtccttcgaactttattccCCTTCCAGCGTGGCACCGTAATGGACACCTGGTGCCACGGACACCTAGACACCGTTTCAGCCACGTCAGTTTGGTGTATGAGAGGCAAATAAATGGAAGGACTAAATTGTCCTCTGTTTGTTAAAGTCAAggacttttttgtatttaaattttgtccAAGATATATTTGTCAAAATTTAAAAAGTCAGGGATCTATCTGTCTTTTTCCCTaaaaaaaagacaaacagattCTTGACTTTTTTTTGCGGATATTTTTTGTCTTTgaccattaaaaaatacttttagatATTCTTAAAAGTTGAACGAATTAGTCCCtctatccaaataacaaaaaatctGACATGACACTTGTCACGCGTACATATACACATCGCCTGGCAGATTTTCCACCCATGCCTACGCGTCGACATAAATTCTCCACTTCATTAGTTGGCATGATTGAAATACTTAATAGTCAAAACTCAAAACGGGTGAGATTTATTGGGTGTTTTGTTTGcgtttcgtttttaatttttctctgaATTCCGTATATGAACCCCCCACAATTCCCAAGACCTAATTCTCCGGTTTCCAGTTGCAGAGATGGAATCATCGTCACCATCAAAGCGCGGTAAGACCTATTCGGAAGTGTTTTTTCCACTTCCTCCTCTTAATCGAGAGTCTTCCATCATTATGTATGAGTTGAGGACAATCTATCGATACATGGAGGAGCAATTCTCATCAATTATCCGGGAACAAGCTCGACAAAAGGGTGCCATAGTACCCCAATATGAGTGTGTTACTCTGTGTCTCTTGGATATTCCTGATGACTATGTTCCTCTGAGTCCCATGTATAGTCCTCATTCCTCCGAACACTCAGCGAAGCCATTTGAGTGAGTTTCATGCATTCATGCATGTCCTAATTTACCTATCAATTGAATTCAATTTTCATAAAAGAAAGCCTTGAGAATTATTTACAGTttttattttgtacttaattgattGTGTTTTATTCTTGATAGCAAAACGGGATGGATGGGGAAATGGATGGTGTTCAATTATCCTTATTCTCCTCCTGATGATCTACCACGGATGAAAGCTCAAGAAGAAGCACCTCAAcctccaccacctcctcctcctccttctcgaGAGTTTTCCATGATTATGGATGAATTGAGGAGAATGCGTCGATACATGAAGGAGCAATTCACATCCATAGTTCCTAAGAAACCCCAATCTGAGCCATCTCCTCCGAGTCCCGTGTATTATACTCCTTCCTCCAAACACTCTGAGTGAGTTTCATGCATTCATGCATGCCCTAATTTACCTATCAATTGAATTCAATTTGCATATTATTTTCATAAAAGAAAGCCTTGAGAATTATTTACACTGTTTATTTTGTACTTGATTGTGTTTTATTCTTGATAGGAAAACGGGATGGATGGTGTCCGATTGTCCTCCTCCCGATGATCCACCACTACCACAAGGCGGTGATGATGTTCAAGCCAAGATGGATCGGATGAAAGCTTATAAAAAAGCACCTCTACCTccaccacctcttcctcctccttcttctcgaGAGTTTTCCATGATTCTGGATGAGTTGAGGAGAATGCATCGATACATGGAGGGGAAATTCACATCCATTCTCCGGGAACAAGCTCGACAAAGGGATGCCATAGTTCCTAAGAAACCCCAATCTGAGCCATCTGATGAGTATGCTCCTCTGAGTCCCGTGTATTATCCTCCTTCCTCCGAACACTCAGCGGAGCCATCTGAGTGAGTTTCATGCACTCATGCATGCCCTAATTTACCTATCGATTGAATTCAATTTGCATATTATTTTCA from Arachis ipaensis cultivar K30076 chromosome B02, Araip1.1, whole genome shotgun sequence harbors:
- the LOC107621249 gene encoding ras-associated and pleckstrin homology domains-containing protein 1 isoform X2, producing MNPPQFPRPNSPVSSCRDGIIVTIKARKTGWMGKWMVFNYPYSPPDDLPRMKAQEEAPQPPPPPPPPSREFSMIMDELRRMRRYMKEQFTSIVPKKPQSEPSPPSPVYYTPSSKHSEKTGWMVSDCPPPDDPPLPQGGDDVQAKMDRMKAYKKAPLPPPPLPPPSSREFSMILDELRRMHRYMEGKFTSILREQARQRDAIVPKKPQSEPSDEYAPLSPVYYPPSSEHSAEPSDKTGWMVSDCPPPDDRPLPQGGVEVQAKMDRMKAQEEALQPPPPPSRESTIILDELRRIHRYMEGKFTSILREQARQRDSKWDDCGVVDKETHKRKNHHEGDVMEETCKKKAKFVEGSEEFGQFPADGKMINEVGHIGASLQEVGARLVSIGRTQELEKEQLAARVKELETKVSEAFGQGFYRAVTQVKAVFPEIDVDKLDVTKVVLDGKLVDEDATGEKND
- the LOC107621249 gene encoding uncharacterized protein LOC107621249 isoform X1; its protein translation is MESSSPSKRGKTYSEVFFPLPPLNRESSIIMYELRTIYRYMEEQFSSIIREQARQKGAIVPQYECVTLCLLDIPDDYVPLSPMYSPHSSEHSAKPFDKTGWMGKWMVFNYPYSPPDDLPRMKAQEEAPQPPPPPPPPSREFSMIMDELRRMRRYMKEQFTSIVPKKPQSEPSPPSPVYYTPSSKHSEKTGWMVSDCPPPDDPPLPQGGDDVQAKMDRMKAYKKAPLPPPPLPPPSSREFSMILDELRRMHRYMEGKFTSILREQARQRDAIVPKKPQSEPSDEYAPLSPVYYPPSSEHSAEPSDKTGWMVSDCPPPDDRPLPQGGVEVQAKMDRMKAQEEALQPPPPPSRESTIILDELRRIHRYMEGKFTSILREQARQRDSKWDDCGVVDKETHKRKNHHEGDVMEETCKKKAKFVEGSEEFGQFPADGKMINEVGHIGASLQEVGARLVSIGRTQELEKEQLAARVKELETKVSEAFGQGFYRAVTQVKAVFPEIDVDKLDVTKVVLDGKLVDEDATGEKND